In Chryseobacterium salivictor, the DNA window GTGAATAAACTTCCGGTGATCCTGAGTCGGGAAGAGATCTGGCGCATGCTTCAAACGGCCGAACTCCTGAAACACAAACTGCTCATCGGGCTGATTTACGGGTGCGGACTTCGGTGTATGGAAGTAAGAAATATTGAACTTCAGCATCTGGATTTCGACCGGAAGATGCTGCATATCGTGCAGGGAAAAGGCCAGAAAGACCGCTATGTGCCCTTGTCCGAGCATTTAATCAGAGGCTTGAAAACCTTTATTAAAGTTGAAAATCCGGTTCAATATTTATTTAATGGAAATCAGAACAGGAATATTGAAGAAATTGACCAGCCGGGTTCTGATAGACCGGATTTCGATTCCCGCTACAGCCAGCGCGGCGTGCAGTGGGTGATTAAAACCATTTCTAAAAAAGCAGGCATCACCAAGGTGGTTCATACCCACACTTTGCGACACAGCTTTGCGACGCATTTATTGGAAGATGGTGTTTCCATCATTATGGTTCAGAAACTTTTGGGACATGAAAGAATAGAATCCACGATGGAATATCTTCATGTTTGCCAATTGTCTGACCAAAAACCCCACAGCCCTTTGGATACCATTTTTACTTTGTACAGCAAAAATGGAAACCCGAAGTAAAGGCGGAAGTGTAGCAGAAGTCATTCGTAAAATCAATTTATCGGCTCAGAATTTTACGGTTCATCAGGAAAAAACTCTTCGCGCTTTATCGTATTGTAGAACTTCTGCATTGGGTGGTCATATCGATGCGTGCGATGGTTGTGGAAACATTTCCATCAGTTACAACTCGTGTCGTAATCGGCATTGTCCGCAATGTCAAGGTCATAAAAAAGAAGAATGGATCCAAAAACACGAGCAGGAATTATTGCCGTGCAGTTATTATCATCTGGTTTTTACTTTGCCTGAAGAACTCAATGGTTTGGCGATCTCTCAACCGGTATTGTTGTATAAAACCTTATTTGAAGCAGCGTGGGCAACTTTAAATCAGTTCGGCAAAACAGAACAGATGCAGTTGGGAATGATTGCAATTTTGCACACGTGGGGACAGAATTTAAGTCTTCATCCGCATTTGCACTGCATTGTTCCGGGTGGCGGAATTGACCACAATGGAAAATGGAAAAAGAAAGTAAGAACCGATAAATATCTCTTCTGTGTAAAAGCGATGAGCAAAGTTTTTCGGGCAAAGTTTGTGGCTTCCTTAAGAGCTTCCGGAATTAAAGACCAGGATTTAATGGATCAACTCTTCACCAAAAACTGGGTGGTTTATGCGAAAAGACCTTTTGGCGGTCCGAAACAGGTGATTGAATATTTAGGAAGATATACCCACAAAGTTGCCATCAGCAATCACCGCATCAAAGAAGTGACAGATCAGGAAGTTCGTTTTGGCTACAAAGATTACCGGAAAGGCGGTGAGAAAAAAGAAATGACTTTATCGAATGTGGAGTTTATCAGGCGCTTCAGTCTGCATATCCTGCCGAAAAGGTTTGTGCGGATCAGGCATTACGGAATCCTGAGCAGTTCCTGGAAACGTGGGAAACTCCAAGATTTACAAAAAAGTTTAAAAGTGAAAAGAACTGTTTTTGCACCCGAAACATTGCTCAGAAAATGCCGCTGTTGCAAGGAAGGAAACCTGGTGACCATCACCATTTTCGGGCAGCGGGGACCACCGCAAGACTTTCTTTTCGTCACCCAACCTTTGTCTGCGAAATAATCTCTGCGGGTAAGGGAAATTATATTCTGCAGCGAAGTAAAACCGCAGAAAACCACTCCTAACGGCTACAAAACGCCACAAAAAAAGCAGTCCTTCTGAAAAACTGCTTTAATCTCCTAAATTCTGAAATCGATAACTCCATAAGGTTACCAACTGCTGGCAAAAAGCTACCGGAGGTTCCGTTCAACAGGCTTTCATTTCTTGTCTTGCAGACAAAACGAAAGCTTAGTTATTACCTGATGTTTTTATTATGAATATCTACATTAATTGAATCACTATCAATAATATCAATTTTCCAATTATCATCTATTACCATCCAACGATTAAAACCTTTTAAGATTTGTACTTCGCTTAATTTATTTTTGTAGAAAAAAAATAATTTCACTTCATTATCGTAATCGTTTTCAGTGTTATAGTTAATTTCTTTGCCTCTAAAAAGTTCAATTTTAGTTTGTTTCGGGTTTAGTTTTTCAATTGTAGTTTGTGCACTTCTTCCGACAAGCCTGATATCCGTAATAATACCGGCAGTTTTATTTGTAAACTCAACTTTTATTTTATTATTTCTATAATTATCAAATTTGTAAAGTCCAAAACATCCTAAAATTATTATTAAAAGCAAAAATATTTGAGGGCTGGTTTCATTAACTCCATGTAAAAATCCTTTATCTTTAAAATTTAATATTAAAATGATGAGTAATAAAATAAGAATTAGAGGA includes these proteins:
- a CDS encoding tyrosine-type recombinase/integrase; amino-acid sequence: MGRSKRTFDNYSRHVAAMALHFKTLPTELDPEQVKDYLYELQQRSQTPSQSYFKHTVYGLRFLLKTEGLPYNFLHLPAIPKVNKLPVILSREEIWRMLQTAELLKHKLLIGLIYGCGLRCMEVRNIELQHLDFDRKMLHIVQGKGQKDRYVPLSEHLIRGLKTFIKVENPVQYLFNGNQNRNIEEIDQPGSDRPDFDSRYSQRGVQWVIKTISKKAGITKVVHTHTLRHSFATHLLEDGVSIIMVQKLLGHERIESTMEYLHVCQLSDQKPHSPLDTIFTLYSKNGNPK
- a CDS encoding IS91 family transposase, giving the protein METRSKGGSVAEVIRKINLSAQNFTVHQEKTLRALSYCRTSALGGHIDACDGCGNISISYNSCRNRHCPQCQGHKKEEWIQKHEQELLPCSYYHLVFTLPEELNGLAISQPVLLYKTLFEAAWATLNQFGKTEQMQLGMIAILHTWGQNLSLHPHLHCIVPGGGIDHNGKWKKKVRTDKYLFCVKAMSKVFRAKFVASLRASGIKDQDLMDQLFTKNWVVYAKRPFGGPKQVIEYLGRYTHKVAISNHRIKEVTDQEVRFGYKDYRKGGEKKEMTLSNVEFIRRFSLHILPKRFVRIRHYGILSSSWKRGKLQDLQKSLKVKRTVFAPETLLRKCRCCKEGNLVTITIFGQRGPPQDFLFVTQPLSAK